The Prionailurus viverrinus isolate Anna chromosome B2, UM_Priviv_1.0, whole genome shotgun sequence genome contains the following window.
agaaggaagaaatgtctcaaatatacaacctaacatCACACCTACAGgatctggaaaaataacagcaaataaagcccaaaaccagcagaaatggaaatagtagagattagaacagaaataagtgatatacaactttaagaaaaacagtggaacagatcaatAAATGAGGAACTAGTTTgttaaaagacttaaaataattGACAAACCCCTAgccttatcaaaaagaaaagagaaagaccgAAATAAAATCCCATATAAAGGAGGAGAAATCACAAACAACACCACAAATACAAACAACacagaatattataagcaattatacgccaaaaaagtgggcaatatggaagaaatagataaattcctagaacatATACACTACAAAActggaaaaggaagacagaaaatttgaacactcaTAGCCATCAAAGACATTTAATCACTAaacaaaatctcccaaaaacaaaagtccagggccagatggcttcccaggaattctaccaaacctttAAACAAGAGTTACTGCTTATTCTTCagacactgttaaaaaaaagaaatgtaaggaaaacttcaaaactcattctatgaggccagcagtaccttgattcccaaaacaaagaccctactaaaaactagaaatatataccaatatccctgatgatcatcaaagcaaaaattttaaacaagattCTAGAAAATCTACATAAAAGAACCTTACATTAAAGTACATCAAatgtacattaaaagaattatttaccatgatcaagtgggatttattctggggtgcaggggaggtacaatatctgcaaatcaataaatgtaaaatgccacattaataaaagaaaggataaaatccATATGatgctctcaatagatgcataaaaagcatttgacaaagtagaaCATCCTTTCTTGTTAAAAACACTAAGTAAGTAGGGATataaggaacataccttaacatcataaaacccatatatgaaacacccacagctaatatcatcctcagtgggggaaaactgagagcttttctcctaaggtcaagaacatgacagggatgtccactctcaccactgttgttcaacatagtactggaagtcttcacctcagcaattagacaacacaaagaaataaaaggcatccaaatagttGAGGAGATATTCtacgtggaaaacctgaaagactctaccaaaacaatgctagaaatgatacatgaattcagcaaaatcacaggatataaaatcaacatacagaaatcagtttcatttctgtatacgaataatgaagcagcagaaagagaaatcaaggaataaatcACATTtagaattgcaccaaaaatcataaaatccctaggaataaacctaaccaaagatatcaCAGATATGTTatatgtctatattacccaaagcaatctacacattcaatgcaatccttatcaaagtaacaccaatATTCTTTACAGAGTAAgaacaatctaatttaaaatgtgtatcaaccacaaaacaccccgaatagccaaagtaatgttgaaaaagaaaagcaaagtgggaggcatcacaattctggacttcaagctgtattataaagctgtagtcattaaggcagtatggtactgacaccaaaaaaaaaaaaaaccacacattgatcaatggaacagaatagagaacctagaagtGGATCCATAACTATATGgtaaactaatctttgacaaaacaggaaacagtactcagtggaaaaaagacagtctcttcaacaagtggtgctgataaatctggacagcaacatgcagaagaatgtacctgaaccactttcttacaccatacacaaaaataaattcaaagtggaggaaagacctaaatgtgagactgaaAACCACCAACATTTAAGAGAAGAACTCAGGCAGTAacatctttgaccttggccacagcaacgtCTTATTAGAcatgttagaaaaacaaaagcaaaaatgaactatcgaaacctcatcaagacaaaaagcttcttcacagtaaaggaaacaatcagcaaaactaaaaggcaaccaaaggaatgggagatGTTCACAAATGACATAGGATGAAGGGCTATCCAAATATCCAAATATCCAAATATAAAgaatctcaaactcaacacccaaaaaacaaacaacctagttaagaaataggcagaagacatgattgGACAATTTTtcaagaagacatccaaatggccaacaaacacatgaaaaacttttcaaaatcactcatcatcagggcagtacaaataaaatccacaatgagatagcacctcacacctttcagaatgactaaaactAACAATTCagtaaacaacagatgttggcaaggatgtagagaaaagggaaaccctcttacactgttggtggtaatgtaaactgatgcagccattctggaaaacagtatagagattcctcaaaaagttaaagatagaactaccctatgacccagccattgcaaaactaagtatttatccaaagatacagaaatacagatttgaaggggcacatgcaccccaacatttatagTAGAACtatgtcaacaatagccaacatttttttattaaaaatgtttaatatttatttatttttgagagagagacagagcatgagtaggggagaagcagagagagggagacatagaatccgaagcaggctccaggctctgagctgtcaccacagagcccaatgtgggactcaaactaacatactgtgagatcatggcctgagctaaagttagacgcttaactgactgagccacccaggcaccccaacaatagccaaattttgaaaagaccctaaatgtgcactgagtgatgaatggataaagaactggtgtatatatatacaagggaatatcactcggccattaaaaagaatgaaatcttgccatttgcaatgacataatACACCActgtgtattatactaagcaaaataagtcagtcaaataAGACCAATAATATATGATgtgagaaatttaagaaacaaaacgattATCATATGGTgagggataaaaataaaataacataaaaacagaaagggaggcaaacatTAAAGGATTCTTAACTGTAGCAAACatactgagggttgctggaggggaggggagtgggaatgggctaaatggatgatgggcattaggctaaatggatgatgggtacctgttgtgatgagcactgggtgttatatgtaagtgattaatcactaaattctacctttgaaaccaatactacactctATGTCAAcctacttgaatttaaataaaatcttgaaagaaaaaataaaaataaaaatattaaacaaaatgagaTACTCAATTTTATTTCCATGCCATTCACAATGATATTTGGATACAATGGCATCCAAAAACAGGGATGAATTTGCAAGATATGTGCAAGATCTGTACAATACAAAATTCAAATGATTCTGAGAGAAATTAAGATGTAAATAATTGGAGATATAAGCCTTGTTCACGAATCAGAAGATCTAATATTGCCAAGATGTCAATTGTTCCCAAATTGGTCTATAAATGCAATGCAATCCAGATCAAAATGCCAACAGGCTTCTTTGTAGAAATAACACATTGTATTTCACTAAGGTTAGAAACTTACCCTTTGAAACACACGATTATAAAAGTCATACCATAGCCTAGAAGAATATACTTACAAaacatctgacaaaggacttgagTCAAGAATATATATCACTTAAAAACTCAATAAAGAAGGTGAATGACCCCATACAAAagggtaaaatattttaattaaaacttcaCAAAGTAAGATATATCAAGTACAAGAAAGGTTAGTGAACATCCCCAGtcctcaaggaaatgcaaataaaaacacaaaaggaaggaaacctCGTGCACTGtaggtgagaatgcaaactggcacaaccactgtggaaaaccctatggagtttccttaaaaaatagacttaccacatgatccagtaattccactactgggtattccctcaaagaaaatagaaacactaaatcaaaaagatatatacataaccctgtgtttacagcagcattatttacagtagccaaagtaAGAAAGCAACtaaagtatccatcaatagatgtaTGATGTGGTTGGTATAGAAAGATtagatatacatagatagatgatagatttagATGGTATAGATAGattagattagatatagatatagattagatatagatgtagatgatatagatatagatatgccACATATAGATATGGGAAATtgctcagccatgaaaaagaatgaaaataccattaaaagaaagaatgaaactgtcaTTTATGataacgtggatggacctagagagtattatgctaactgaaataagtcagacaagacaaataccattcaatttcactcacatgtagatactaagagacaaaacaaatgaacaaactaaagaagaaagagagaaaccatacaaacacactcttaaatacagagggcAAACAAGTTGTTGTCAggggggaggtaggtggggatggatgaaatagataaaagaagattaagaggcacaaacttccagttataaaataaataagccatggatataaaaagtacagcataagaaATATGGTCAATAAGATTGTAATAacattgtttggtgacagatgatgACTACACATCTTAATGAGcattgaataatgtatagaattgttgaatcattataatgtacacctgaaactaatataatattgtatgttcattatgctttaatttaaaaaaacaaaaacaaaaacaaaccacaatgagatacaactatAAACCTACTAGAAAAGCTAAAAGAATAAAGATTGACAATACGAAGTGTTACACAGGATGTGGGCAGTTGGAACTCACATATACTATTCTTTGCAGTGATCATGATACAGACCCTGTGAAAACATTCTGACAGTTTCTAATAAATGTGAACATATACTAAGGACATGATCCATCAATTCTACTACGCACTTACCCACGTTAAATGAAAATTACATGCCCACACAAACACTTGTCTACTAGTTTTCATAATAGTATTACTCATATTAGCCAAAAAGTACTCCCAAAAGACTATTATCAAATAAATGGATATAATGTGCattattcatacaatggaattctagCCATCACTTAAAAGGAAGGAGCTACTGACACATGCATAAATTTCAAAGACatcatgccaagtgaaagaagccaaactcaAAGATTACACACTGTATCATtacatttatatgacattctaaaaaaaaatcaaaactatagtgaAAGAAAACTGATCGCTGCTTAAGGCTGTAGATGGATGAAGAGAATTAATTGCAAAAGAGCACAGTGTTCTTTTGGGAGTCATGGAAACGTTCTGTGTCTTCATTGTGtgatatttacataattatacatttgtcaaaactcattgaactgtacatttaaatggatggattttattgtatgtaaattatacttcaataggCCTGAAAAAGACAGCCATTATCTGTTGAAAAGCCAgggtgggggagcctgggtggctcagtgagctgagcgtccaactcctggttttagctcaggtcgtgatctcatggtttcatgaattcacctcaggctctgcactgacactgtggagctgCTTGcaattctatctctctctgtcttactcTCTGTCTatccccttttcatttttttaataaaagaaaggctgGAGCGCTACATGAGGTATTCCAAATGGTGATATTttcagggaggcaggaggagtcCATGTTTTCGTATTTTATAAAGTTTGTGTGATATGTAAAGAGATCCCATTACATgacttaatattaaaattattatttaataaaaattctgttACAAGCATGAGCCTTGTTGTGGATGGGTTCATGGGATTCTACCTTCTATCAGTGTTCATGTCTAGTAAGAGATTAAAAAGaggatgaaagaagaaaacaaaatacacagaaagggTCCAAGCACAGAAGACCACGTAATGGTAATGCACTCAGGAACTTAGGGGAGATCCTgcactttattttcttagttttataatTCACTTAATAGGATCTGGATCAATTACATCTAGATCTTAAAAGAGGTGATAAACTACAACTTTAACATCTGAATTATGGCTATAAAAgtaatgagtttctttttttcttcttttgaaatttatttatttaaatgcaagGTAGTTAACATttagtataataataatttcaggaataaaatttagtgactcatcccctacctataacacccagtgctcatcctaacaagtgaactccttaacgcccatcacccacttagcccatacccccacccgccttcctccagcaaccctcagtttgttctctgtatttaaaaatgagtctcttatggtttgcctccctttctgcttttatcttatttttccttcccttcaccaatgttcatctgttttgtttcttaaattccacatatgagtgaaatcctatgatatttgtctttctctgactgatgagTATCTAAGAGACCACCTTAAAATAAATTGTCCCCACTGTCCCTGTATATAAGCTGACTTACTTCAACTGAACATATCTTCCAATCTGAAATAGAATATGCAAAGTAAGTTTATTTCAAGTGATGGTGGGGGGAGTGATATATGTAATACATCAAGTCATTACAAGAAAAGTATCATATATTAATACTAAGTAattgaaaatatgtatgtttatttttgtagtatGCATGCTAATGacaaatattcatattaaaataagttttaaaagcaaaattaacatGCACCAATCAATTCTTTTAATCAATAATTTGTTCAGATAATTAAGACATCCCTTGGATGAATCATATTATTTTTTCAGAGCCTAGTTCTATCTGCTTCAGATATTAAATGTTCTAATATTACTTCACCTAGTTGTTCCATTTATGAATTCCCATTAGCTGGCAGTCtataaatcacaattttaaaagttattctaACTAAGGTATACATTTTCAAGTgtctttaaaagtagaaaatgaagagaagtcTACTGGTACTGTATTACTTAAGAGTGTCTCCCACTCATGATTCATCAGTATTATTATCTACCATTAAGAGTGATAAATTAAAGGATATTGGCcaagtttctttttaacattaaaaagtaattctaGTCAACAAGGAATaatgatgtttaaaaagaaaagttttgatGTACCTTCAGTATGTCATTAATAAAGcccaattaaaacaaattaaacacatattctgttttgtttgtttttttttgaatagtATCATCCTCTTACAGGAATTATAGGCGTTTATTGTTCAAGATTCAGGCCaaactctttgttttaaattttatttatttatttatttatttatttatttatttatttatttattttaatatttttaacagagaCAGTGGGGGGAggcggagaaagagagagactaaggATCCAAAGTTGGCTCTGAACTGagagcagagagtccaatgtcaggctcaaactcataaattgtgagttcatgacctgtgccagagttggacacttaaccaactgagccccccaggtgtcccttgttttaaatttaaaaagctaccaTAAATTATTAGCACTGTTCCCAGTGACACATTAATTCAAATCAAGATACTTCATTTTTTACCTTACATTGTTATTTCCCCCACCAGAAAATGAGTTCAATTCAGGCAAAAAGAGTTTTATTCACCTATTTTAGCAAAATCTGACATCTAGAAGATATTTAGGTAttgaagtaaatgaataaatgaatgagtagatGCATAATTGGATGGGTGAACAAATGAGCCattttgaacagatatttctttaTGCTGTTCAATGTGACAAGCATATAGACCCATAGAATAAAGCACTCATATAACATAGTATCTTGAAAAAAGTATGCTTCAACCAAAGAAGTGTCATACATCGTTTTACCATTTAATTAAATTGAATGCCTGTCAATGACCAAAAACTCCATTCATCTATGTCTTTGCAATAGTGCCCCCATCTTTTTGTAAATACTAATGCTCAGTCCATAATTtagcatattatttttgttttatttattttagaagttttcatttatttatttatggagaaagagagagccagtggaggacagacagggagaaagaatcctaagcaggctccatgctgttggcacagacccagatgcggggcttgaattcacaaaccatgagattatgacctgagccaaagtcaagattcCAATATTTAATCAACATGAGTGATCCAGCCACACCTtagcatgttatttttaaaacacagcccCTAGGatgtgactgggtggctcagttggttaagcattcaactcttgattttagctcaggctatgatctcatggtttcatgagttccacccccacatcaggctctgtgctctgtgaagcctgctagggattctctctcttcctctctctctccctcccccacttgtgatttctgtctctctccaaatgaataaataaagttaaaaaaaaacagtttctaaTTTCTATGGACACTAAAtatggaattattaaaaatgaagtgtCACAAATCAAAAATTTATCTCTAGATAATATTTCAGAATTAGCCAATAAAAACAACCCAAGTTTAAGGCTGGGTTTTAGACTAAAATAAGTATCAAAGAAGCAGGGAAACACCCTCCAAGATGGATCAGACTCTGAACGAAAGTTGCAGCACAAAAATTGTGATCTCTCTGTCATATCTCCCAATCTAGACCCACTTGTCTCCTTGCTGCTTCTCTTACATCTTTGTTTCTGAGAGTGTAGATTAGAGGGTTGAGGCTAGGTGTGACAACAGTATAAAAGAGGGCAATGAACTTGCCTTGATCTTGAGAACTTTCTGATGGTGGCTGCAGATATATGCACATCGCTGGAATGAAAAAGAGGGACACAACCATAAGATGGGCTCCACATGTCCCAAAGACTCTCTGAAGTCCAGCTGATGACTGCATCCTCAGCACAGCCCAGGCAATGGCGCCATAAGAACTGAGAATGAGGATGAGTGGTATGAGAACAAAAATGGAGCTCGTGATCAGGAGGGTCAGCTCATTAGCACGGGTATCAACACACGATAATCGCAGCAGTGCTGGAACTTCACAGAGGAAATGGTCCACTTGGCGATGTCCACAGAGGGGGACCCAGAAGGTAAAGGAGGAATGAAGTGCTGAGTTGGTAAAGCCACTGACCCAGGAAGCCACAGCCAACAGGTGGCAGAAACGAGGGTTCATGATCACAGTGTAATGCAGTGGTCTACAGACAGCTGCATAACGGTCATAGGACATGACCACCAGGAGGACACACTCTGTGGTTCCCAGTGCAAGGGCAAAGTAAAGTTGAGTCATGCAACCGGCATAAGAGATGGTCTTTTCTGGGCCCCAGAGATTGACCAGCAACTGAGGGATGGAGCTGGTGGTGTAGCAGAGATCCAGAAAAGAGAGGTTtgagaggaagaagtacatgggagtGTGGAGATGGGCGTCCAGGTATGACAAGACAATAATAAAAAGGTTTCCTATCAAGGTCGTCAAGTAGAACATCAAGATAAGCACAAAGAGAACTACTTCCAGATGAGGCCAATGagaaaaacccagtagaacaaaGTAGCCTTCAGAACTTGCATTTTTTCCCATCATCATTGTTTCTAATACCCGGAGGAAGAATCATAAACTCAAAGGCTGCCCACTCATCATCAAACACCTGTCAGTAGACTGGAGAAGACCTATGCCATTTCCAAATATACTCTTGTTACAGTAACAagccatttttatagttttatttttatgtttcatgcATATATTTTTCCTGTTGTGGATAAAATCAATAACTTCTCAAGTGAATGAGTTCTTTTTTATAAATCCCTAAGTTAGTGTTGGATAAAGATTAAATATTAAGTTCCATAGCCAAGAAGacaattttcatagaaaatattttttaacaaaacacaaaagactttTCAATGTATTcctcttttatgtattttcaggCTATTTCCAATTTGTTGTTACAGAGAAAGGAATATCTCTACTCTTAATAACCTTGTATAGAAATGAGTGCTTACCATGAGATGAAAACAACTCAGTAgcaactttaaaatgttaatattgagtgaaaaaattaacttgaatttcGTTATGATTACAGGAAGAACAAAATattcttattcattcatgtattctaATGACTTATTTatagacaaagaagaaatagCATGCAACTGGAAGTATAAACAAAGACACAAATGTGCACACATACAACCCCAAAATGAGTATTCATACAATGAGCTAAACTGAAGGTCTTAATCCTAATTTAGAAGTGAAATAGCCTGGGGGATTAAGTGATAGAATACTTCCAACCATAAATGAGACTGGAACTAATTTTGAAAAACCTAAATGAAAtcacagaattgaagaaaactacagaaggagcaagaagaaaagggagggtGTTTAGATCAGAAAAGTATACGGGAAGCAGTGGTGCTTGGGACTGAATGTGTGTGAATCCTAAGATGTGAGGCCTGGAAACAGCGTGGAAAGAGTTTCCACAAAATTTCACATGCTTTCCGACAGCAGCTAAGACACTGACATCTGAgtcataatttataattattccaCATTTTTATGCTTTCTATAATTCCAAATAGAGCCTCTAAATAGaaaattcattgattttaaataggcaaatatatgtgaatattgGATAAAATTCAATCATAAGTTTATCTTGTGGTTGttcttttgtgaaaaataaagttaaggaaCTCCAATGTGCATTAATAAATTGGTTTTCAGTTGCTTATTTTCTCTTGTGTGTTACCAATCTTTCATAGAAAAAATTAACACTTTACTATATAGTTGTTGCTAAAAGACATAGTCTCCCACATTTATATGTTCCCAGATAGCTTTGCCCTGCTATGTCTCCCCTCACTCTCTGACAGAAGACAACAATCACAAGTTCATCCAACACAGACCCACATGCAGTCTTTTGAAGAACTTTTACTAGCTCAAATATTGTAATCCTAGAacttgaaaaagacacaaaggatGTCTAATTGGTCAAGTTGCAGCTGGAAAGATAGAACACTGAATGTGACCCATGATTGTTAAGATTGATTCACAAATATATCTATacaccattttatattatttgtaatGTGTCATTAACCTCATGAGGGATGGGGGAAATTTTCCgagggatttcttttttatttccctaaaatGAAAGGTAAAACACCACCAAATATTTTAACTCAAATGCTATGGGTATTTCCTCTGAGGTAGGCACAACTGTCTTGCCTTACAAAGAAAGCTGCCTGAATTCCTTACTACAATAATTAAAAGAAGGGAGCAGTTGTGTGACATTTCTTTAATTGCTATACCAGCCATTGAGATAAAGGACAAACTATCCAgaattcataaaaagaaaaattcggAAAGTTATGGCTTGATTTTCTTCTTAGTGGAAAGGAGGGAATGAAGACCCTATCAAAGGTAGCTTTAGAATTGTGGAATAAAATATCTCTCTATGCCTTTAAATCAAACATCATAGAGAAAATGGGTGGCATAGCACTCTCTTCTCACCCCAGTGTCACTAACAGGCATTCTCCTAAttcctttcatgtctgtgactTTGAACTAAACCTAGCCCTTATGCAGTGCTCTCTCAGCTTTTCCATACTGACCTTCCTGTATTtgtccactctccccactgttCTCTTTGTGGT
Protein-coding sequences here:
- the LOC125166087 gene encoding olfactory receptor 2J3-like, which translates into the protein MMMGKNASSEGYFVLLGFSHWPHLEVVLFVLILMFYLTTLIGNLFIIVLSYLDAHLHTPMYFFLSNLSFLDLCYTTSSIPQLLVNLWGPEKTISYAGCMTQLYFALALGTTECVLLVVMSYDRYAAVCRPLHYTVIMNPRFCHLLAVASWVSGFTNSALHSSFTFWVPLCGHRQVDHFLCEVPALLRLSCVDTRANELTLLITSSIFVLIPLILILSSYGAIAWAVLRMQSSAGLQRVFGTCGAHLMVVSLFFIPAMCIYLQPPSESSQDQGKFIALFYTVVTPSLNPLIYTLRNKDVREAARRQVGLDWEI